The Sulfitobacter donghicola DSW-25 = KCTC 12864 = JCM 14565 genome has a segment encoding these proteins:
- a CDS encoding cytochrome c biogenesis CcdA family protein: MEFVFAYLAGLLTLINPCVLPVLPIVLVSALNANRYGPIALAAGMSLSFVVFGVLVTAFGASIGLTQEKLAQIGAAFMIVFGIVLLVPKLAHRFEAATAGMAARADSSIGRVDDGGLKGQFMGGILLGAVWSPCIGPTLGGAIALASQGSNLGYTTFIMAFFALGVSTLIIVLGLGAREAIRKKAQMLRGLAARSKPILGVTFLAVGLMLYFKLNHYIEAWALDVMPIWLQDLSVAL, translated from the coding sequence ATGGAATTTGTTTTTGCATATCTCGCGGGTCTGCTGACCCTTATCAATCCCTGCGTATTGCCGGTATTGCCCATTGTATTGGTGAGCGCGCTAAACGCGAACCGGTATGGACCTATAGCCCTTGCTGCGGGGATGAGCCTGTCGTTCGTCGTCTTTGGCGTTTTAGTGACGGCCTTCGGGGCCAGCATCGGCTTGACACAAGAAAAACTCGCCCAGATAGGCGCGGCCTTTATGATCGTGTTTGGCATCGTTTTATTGGTGCCCAAATTGGCGCATCGGTTCGAGGCCGCAACAGCAGGGATGGCCGCGCGCGCCGACAGCTCGATTGGGCGCGTTGATGATGGCGGGCTTAAGGGCCAGTTTATGGGCGGTATCCTTTTGGGCGCTGTTTGGTCGCCCTGTATCGGCCCAACCTTGGGCGGTGCAATCGCGCTGGCATCCCAAGGCAGCAACCTTGGCTATACCACCTTTATCATGGCCTTCTTTGCCCTTGGCGTTTCAACCCTGATCATCGTGTTGGGTCTGGGGGCGCGCGAAGCAATCCGGAAAAAAGCGCAGATGCTGCGCGGCCTTGCGGCACGATCCAAACCGATCTTGGGTGTCACATTCCTAGCGGTCGGATTGATGCTCTACTTTAAACTCAACCACTATATCGAGGCATGGGCGCTAGATGTCATGCCAATCTGGCTTCAGGATCTTTCTGTCGCCCTATAA